From one Triticum urartu cultivar G1812 chromosome 3, Tu2.1, whole genome shotgun sequence genomic stretch:
- the LOC125543388 gene encoding glycosyltransferase-like KOBITO 1 has product MAGYRSASSSSAAGAGGAAVFAMRVLLLLTLLPLALAAFAFALQWRGGMRDPTGTVWPADTQRFPGMENSPLGSSSSSTGGRGSYFAVSSASASSAAADCAEILGRSASSHGISLYRGWSFDTDTAITPKICITGSTSASLHQILPWLYYHKVIGVSHFILFVEGEAAKPAVTSVLESIRGVKIIYRTKELKEQQDRSRIWNETWLSGFFYKPCNYELFVKQSLNMEMAIVMAREAGMDWIIHLDTDELIHPAGAREYSLRRLLLDVPDNVDMVIFPNYESSVERDDIKDPFTEVSMFKKNYDHLPKDTYFGLYKEATRGNPNYFLTYGNGKSAARVQEHMRPNGAHRWHNYMKSPNEIKLEEAAILHYTYTKFSDLTSRRDRCGCKPTKEDVKRCFILEFDRLAFIIASTATEQEMRNWYREHVVWTDKDTNLKLLRKGVLTRIYAPMAIIRGLKESGIFIDAVTSAKAHPKANIGLENNESIHTKVTASQTTTLKEGGNDNSQATARKILEMIDVQEEAMPPMSPPGFLELMESALS; this is encoded by the exons ATGGCGGGCTACCgcagcgcctcctcctcctccgcggccGGCGCCGGAGGGGCGGCGGTGTTCGCGATGCGCGTGCTCCTCCTCCTCACGCTGCTGCCGCTCGCGCTCGCCGCGTTCGCCTTCGCGCTCCAGTGGCGCGGCGGCATGCGCGACCCCACCGGCACCGTGTGGCCCGCGGACACGCAGCGGTTCCCCGGCATGGAGAACAGCCCACTGGGCTCCTCCTCATCCTCCACGGGAGGCCGAGGCTCCTACTTCGCCGTATCATCCGCGTCGGCCTCCTCCGCGGCCGCCGACTGCGCCGAGATCCTCGGCCGGAGCGCCTCCTCCCACGGAATCTCTCTCTACCGAGGCTGGAGCTTCGACACCGACACCGCTATAACCCCCAAG ATCTGTATAACGGGAAGCACATCTGCTAGCTTACACCAAATTCTTCCATGGTTGTATTATCACAAGGTCATTGGTGTTTCACACTTTATTCTATTTGTTGAAGGAGAGGCTGCTAAACCAGCTGTTACTTCTGTTCTCGAATCTATCCGG GGTGTAAAAATTATTTACAGAACTAAAGAACTAAAAGAACAACAGGACAGAAG CCGCATTTGGAATGAAACTTGGCTTTCAGGTTTCTTTTACAAGCCATGCAATTATGAGCTTTTTGTTAAGCAGTCACTTAACATGGAAATGGCTATTGTTATGGCAAGG GAGGCTGGAATGGATTGGATCATACATCTTGATACCGACGAGTTAATTCATCCAGCGGGTGCCAGGGAGTACTCTCTTAGGCGGCTGCTTTTGGATGTTCCTGATAATGTTGACATGGTTATCTTCCCCAACTAT GAGAGCAGCGTTGAGCGGGATGACATTAAAGATCCTTTTACTGAG GTTTCCATGTTTAAGAAGAACTACGATCATCTTCCGAAGGATACATACTTTGGCCTATACAAAGAGGCCACGCGGGGTAATCCAAACTACTTCCTCACTTATGGTAATGGGAAATCAGCGGCAAGGGTCCAGGAGCATATGCGTCCGAATGGTGCTCATAGATGGCATAATTACATGAAATCCCCGAA TGAAATTAAGTTGGAGGAGGCTGCTATTCTGCATTACACTTACACAAAGTTCTCGGACTTAACTTCAAGAAGGGATAGGTGTGGCTGTAAGCCAACAAAGGAGGATGTGAAACGATGTTTTATCTTGGAGTTTGACAGATTG GCCTTCATAATTGCATCAACAGCTACCGAGCAAGAGATGAGGAACTG GTACCGGGAACATGTTGTATGGACTGACAAAGATACAAATTTGAAGCTTTTGAGGAAGGGCGTTTTAACACGCATATATGCACCAATG GCTATTATTCGTGGTCTCAAGGAATCTGGCATCTTCATCGATGCAGTAACTTCTGCAAAAGCACACCCTAAAGCAAACATTGGTCTTGAAAACAATGAGTCTATCCACACCAAAGTAACAGCCTCGCAGACCACAACCTTGAAAGAAGGCGGTAATGACAATTCTCAAGCAACTGCAAGAAAGATTCTGGAAATGATTGATGTCCAGGAAGAAGCGATGCCGCCAATGTCACCCCCTGGTTTCCTTGAGCTCATGGAAAGCGCATTGTCATGA